One Fibrobacter sp. UWH4 genomic region harbors:
- a CDS encoding nucleotidyl transferase AbiEii/AbiGii toxin family protein: MKINKNSLQARINNLSKELNVHANVLLVSFFFDAFISRLAKSIYADKFVFKGGFYLATLLGVKNRYTADIDFLLRKESMAENRLREIFSDIIATNADDSITFEIADISPIRDEDAYGGFSILLTGHLENVRQSFHVDVATGDPITPTDIEYSYQSLISNETIAFRAYNLETVVAEKLQTILSRGMLNSRCKDYYDIYIINQLQRKNISIPDLKKAFVTTCQYRKTPFEKEESLSILDEISKSDILQTRWKNYAKKTSFAKDVPFEATIESCKEILDCIF; this comes from the coding sequence ATGAAGATTAACAAGAACTCTCTGCAAGCGAGAATCAACAACCTCTCCAAAGAATTGAACGTCCATGCCAACGTCTTGCTGGTATCATTCTTCTTCGATGCGTTCATTTCTAGATTAGCCAAGTCAATATACGCAGACAAATTCGTTTTCAAGGGTGGTTTCTATCTTGCCACATTGCTCGGCGTAAAGAACCGTTATACTGCCGACATAGATTTCCTTCTGAGAAAGGAATCCATGGCCGAGAATAGATTGAGAGAAATTTTCTCCGACATCATTGCAACCAATGCCGATGATTCAATAACTTTCGAAATAGCCGATATCTCTCCAATACGCGACGAAGATGCCTACGGCGGTTTTTCCATCCTTCTGACAGGGCACTTAGAGAATGTCAGACAAAGTTTCCATGTCGATGTCGCTACGGGCGACCCAATCACTCCGACAGATATTGAGTATTCCTACCAAAGCCTCATCAGCAACGAAACCATCGCGTTCCGAGCATATAACCTGGAAACGGTCGTTGCAGAAAAACTTCAAACCATTCTTTCCCGAGGCATGCTCAATAGCCGTTGTAAAGATTATTACGACATCTATATCATCAATCAATTGCAACGGAAGAATATCAGCATTCCCGACTTGAAGAAAGCTTTTGTAACAACTTGCCAATACCGCAAGACTCCCTTCGAAAAAGAAGAATCTCTTTCGATTCTAGATGAAATTTCAAAGAGCGATATTCTTCAAACCCGCTGGAAGAATTACGCGAAAAAAACTTCGTTTGCAAAAGATGTTCCATTTGAAGCGACAATTGAATCTTGCAAAGAGATTCTTGATTGTATTTTCTAA
- a CDS encoding type IV toxin-antitoxin system AbiEi family antitoxin domain-containing protein, whose translation MQETNEKKLEKILNANGGYITRKQVDSHGIPSWFLTDFVRKQRLVKIDKGFYAQEQWTRDDYLVFQYKYPKFIFSHVSALFLHGLTDQLPDYFEVTGPKNYRPFSPKPSVTIHTDSHDESYRLGVCKIKTSLGHLVECYNMERTLCDIIKNSRKIDAEIFGKALRLYAKSKGKSIRNLLHYAQVLKIENKAAELMTVVMNED comes from the coding sequence ATGCAAGAAACAAACGAGAAAAAACTGGAAAAAATACTGAACGCGAACGGAGGCTATATCACGCGGAAGCAAGTTGATAGCCACGGGATTCCCTCGTGGTTCTTGACCGATTTCGTGAGAAAGCAACGTCTTGTCAAGATAGACAAGGGGTTCTACGCCCAAGAACAATGGACTCGGGACGATTATCTTGTGTTTCAATACAAATATCCCAAATTCATCTTTTCGCATGTTTCCGCACTCTTTTTGCATGGACTGACGGACCAACTTCCGGATTACTTCGAAGTGACCGGCCCCAAGAACTATCGACCTTTTTCTCCGAAGCCTTCCGTCACCATCCATACGGATTCCCACGACGAATCCTACAGACTTGGGGTTTGCAAAATCAAGACTTCGCTTGGGCATCTGGTGGAATGCTACAACATGGAACGAACACTTTGCGACATCATCAAGAACAGCCGAAAAATCGATGCCGAAATTTTCGGCAAGGCGCTCAGACTATACGCAAAGTCAAAAGGCAAGAGCATTCGCAACCTGCTCCACTATGCGCAGGTTTTGAAAATAGAGAATAAAGCTGCGGAACTTATGACGGTGGTAATGAATGAAGATTAA